From a region of the Streptomyces sp. NBC_01454 genome:
- the eccD gene encoding type VII secretion integral membrane protein EccD, which yields MSTSTGTGFCRVTVAAPDARIDVALPEDVALVDIYPEILRLSGQSQAEGAPTGYHLVRRDGTVLDAGQSLAQQQILDGDLLLLKPFAESLPLPVFDDVSDAVASAVKRNRSRWSDDLMHVVGLSAGVLLLVMMAFALWFSNPLNRDMHRLPGIIAGVVGIVLVALAGVRARVYDDHGSSIALGLAALPHLLLAGSGIFPVDQGSGPGRLHLLVGCVVVLIASVLLVVLLPRGDAPFVAAAFLAAIGTLAVFAAILTGAAPREVAAVTAVVSIALVAWLPGLSARFARLPIGYKSPDQIAKGSYDNGGETESVDFVKIANQAKRGHELLLGLVAGCAALVVGSAGVVLGFSDNMWAQLLALAAGITIMLRARLFDYTAQVACLTIAGILTIVLLILGIALNPPSDIFVDLLRFQDSGPLNIRTVWFSSSIAAGAALLVGVGLIVPRKGVTPFWGRIFDIFDGLFLLSLVPLCLAVLEVYGKVRGLTGS from the coding sequence GTGAGCACGAGCACTGGCACCGGTTTTTGCCGGGTCACTGTCGCCGCGCCGGATGCACGGATCGATGTGGCTCTGCCGGAGGATGTCGCACTCGTCGACATCTATCCGGAGATCCTGCGGCTCTCCGGGCAGTCCCAGGCCGAAGGTGCACCGACCGGCTATCACCTCGTACGCCGCGACGGCACGGTGCTCGACGCCGGCCAGTCGCTCGCACAGCAGCAGATCCTCGACGGCGACCTTCTTTTGCTGAAGCCGTTCGCCGAGTCGCTGCCGCTGCCGGTCTTCGACGACGTCTCCGACGCCGTCGCCTCCGCGGTCAAGCGCAACCGCAGCCGCTGGAGCGACGACCTCATGCATGTCGTCGGCCTGTCCGCCGGGGTCCTGCTGCTCGTGATGATGGCGTTCGCCCTGTGGTTCTCCAACCCCCTGAACCGCGACATGCACCGCCTGCCCGGCATCATCGCCGGTGTCGTCGGCATCGTCCTGGTCGCACTGGCCGGCGTCCGCGCCCGGGTCTACGACGACCACGGCTCCTCCATCGCGCTCGGCCTGGCCGCGCTGCCGCACCTGCTGCTCGCCGGCTCGGGCATCTTCCCCGTCGACCAGGGCTCCGGACCCGGCCGGCTGCACCTCCTGGTCGGCTGTGTCGTCGTCCTGATCGCGTCCGTCCTGCTGGTGGTCCTGCTGCCGCGTGGTGACGCACCCTTCGTGGCAGCCGCGTTCCTGGCCGCCATCGGCACCCTCGCGGTCTTCGCCGCGATCCTCACCGGCGCCGCGCCCCGCGAGGTCGCCGCCGTCACCGCCGTCGTGTCGATCGCCCTGGTCGCCTGGCTGCCCGGCCTCTCCGCCCGCTTCGCCCGGCTGCCCATCGGCTACAAGTCGCCCGACCAGATCGCCAAGGGCTCCTACGACAACGGCGGCGAGACCGAGTCCGTCGACTTCGTCAAGATCGCCAACCAGGCCAAGCGCGGCCACGAGCTGCTGCTCGGCCTGGTCGCCGGCTGCGCCGCCCTGGTCGTCGGCTCCGCCGGTGTCGTCCTCGGCTTCTCCGACAACATGTGGGCCCAGCTGCTGGCGCTGGCCGCCGGTATCACGATCATGCTCCGGGCCCGGCTCTTCGACTACACCGCGCAGGTCGCCTGCCTGACCATCGCCGGCATCCTGACGATCGTCCTGCTCATCCTGGGCATCGCGCTGAACCCGCCGTCGGACATCTTCGTCGACCTGCTCCGCTTCCAGGACTCCGGTCCGCTGAACATCCGCACCGTCTGGTTCTCCAGCAGCATCGCGGCGGGCGCCGCCCTGCTCGTCGGCGTCGGACTGATCGTCCCGCGCAAGGGTGTCACCCCCTTCTGGGGCCGGATCTTCGACATCTTCGACGGGCTGTTCCTGCTCTCCCTGGTGCCGCTGTGCCTGGCGGTCCTGGAGGTGTACGGCAAGGTCCGCGGACTCACCGGCAGCTAG
- the eccCa gene encoding type VII secretion protein EccCa, with protein MSVVIVKRPPRALPPEVPSEEVTLEAPPELPREGESENMLMTLMPMMGMASSAGFLFMGNQPFMKIMGGFMVASTLAMAIVQIVKARQGPSGQMLQERQDYLKYLTQKRKEVRRTARKQRDAQLYTHPDPSQLWSIVAEGKRVWERRTTDPDFGQVRLGLGPQQLATPLRAPETAPVDELEPLTAHAMKEFLDKHGHLDSLPLAVSLRAFYHLTVSGDPDTVYGASRAIIAQLCTLHSPEDLVVAVVAAPGAQAEWEWTKWLPHVQDKSTDGAGSRRLVVGDLGEIEELLADELEGRGRFSPQGTPVTDTPHVVLVLDGGEVPMDSVIAGAEGLQGVTILEVVPGDLDEIRGGLAVQVWPGKLMLESAGGAVYHGVCDTLSIPEAEALARQLAPLRAGSGADGEEPLLSALDFTDLLNIGDAGSLDVARTWRPRTLAERLRVPIGVDRDGQPVMLDIKEASQQGMGPHGLCVGATGSGKSEVLRTLVLALAVTHSSETLNFILADFKGGATFTGMSEMPHVAAVITNLGEDVTLIDRMRDSITGELQRRQELLRSAGNYANITDYEKARAAGAPLDPLPSLVMIIDEFSELLAAKPDFIEMFIQIGRIGRSMGVHMLLASQRLEEGKLRGLDTFLSYRLGLRTFSAAESRTAIGVPDAYHLPNVPGSGILKYDTETMVQFKAAYVSGTYRGPGGGGRSGPGGRTMRMPVPFTAAPVVEQIVEEPVSVEAAEPEVDDALADTVLDVMVQRMQGQGPPAHQVWLPPLEEAPTVNQLLPALAVTPERGVHAAEYTALGKLVVPVALVDKPFEQRRDVMYLDFSAGAGHGLVVGGPQSGKSTLVRSAIASFALTHTPAEVQFYCLDFGGGGMLALEGLPHVGGVASRLDAEKVRRTVAEVVGILNEREEFFRSNSIDSIATYRQRRAAGAFPDQKWGDVFLIIDGWGTFKTDYEQLDPVILDIAGRGLGFGIHLILAGSRYTEVRPALRDQLLNRVELRLGDPMESEFDRKRAENVPMGKPGRGMSPEKLDFLAALPRLDGMSDPETLSDGMANLVETVSEHWQGEPAPKVRMLPTMLRATDLPKGNDYPDHGIAIGVDETTLSPAFIDFETDPLLVIYGESESGKSSLLRLLTKQIAERYPSDKALMVVSDYRRALLGEVPESHLYKYCAAGPQLQEVITGLAGSLGRRMPGPDVTPEQLRNRSWYDLPDAFVIVDDYDLVATSSGNPLQPLLEYLPFARDLGLRLIIARSSSGAGRSSFEPVMQRTKELGAQGLILSADPAEGPLMGNVKGQRLTPGRATFITRKRGAQLVQTGWLPTSS; from the coding sequence GTGAGCGTTGTCATCGTTAAGCGCCCGCCCCGCGCGCTGCCACCTGAAGTTCCCTCCGAGGAGGTGACACTCGAGGCGCCTCCGGAGCTTCCCCGTGAGGGCGAATCAGAAAACATGCTGATGACCCTTATGCCCATGATGGGTATGGCGTCTTCGGCGGGATTCTTGTTCATGGGCAACCAGCCGTTCATGAAAATCATGGGCGGCTTTATGGTGGCGTCCACCCTGGCAATGGCGATCGTGCAGATCGTCAAGGCTCGCCAAGGGCCTTCCGGGCAAATGCTTCAAGAGCGCCAGGATTACCTCAAGTACCTGACGCAGAAGCGAAAAGAGGTACGGCGCACCGCGCGAAAGCAGCGGGACGCCCAGCTGTACACCCACCCCGATCCGAGCCAGCTGTGGTCGATCGTGGCCGAGGGCAAACGGGTGTGGGAGCGCCGGACGACCGATCCGGACTTCGGGCAGGTACGACTGGGACTGGGGCCGCAGCAGTTGGCCACCCCCCTGCGGGCTCCCGAGACCGCTCCGGTCGACGAGCTGGAGCCGCTGACCGCGCATGCGATGAAGGAATTCCTCGACAAGCACGGCCATTTGGACAGCCTGCCGCTGGCAGTCTCGCTGCGCGCCTTCTACCACCTGACCGTCTCGGGTGACCCGGACACGGTCTACGGCGCCTCGCGCGCCATCATCGCCCAGCTGTGCACCCTGCACTCGCCCGAGGACCTGGTGGTGGCGGTCGTCGCCGCGCCCGGTGCGCAGGCGGAGTGGGAGTGGACCAAGTGGCTGCCGCACGTGCAGGACAAGAGCACCGACGGCGCCGGTTCGCGCCGGCTGGTCGTCGGTGACCTCGGCGAGATCGAGGAGCTGCTGGCGGACGAGCTGGAGGGCCGCGGGCGGTTCAGCCCGCAGGGCACGCCGGTGACCGACACCCCGCACGTGGTGCTCGTGCTGGACGGCGGCGAGGTGCCGATGGACTCGGTGATCGCCGGGGCCGAGGGCCTGCAGGGCGTCACCATCCTGGAGGTCGTGCCGGGCGATCTGGACGAGATCCGCGGCGGTCTGGCCGTGCAGGTGTGGCCGGGCAAGCTGATGCTGGAGTCGGCCGGCGGCGCGGTCTACCACGGTGTGTGCGACACCCTGTCGATCCCCGAGGCGGAGGCACTGGCCCGCCAGCTGGCCCCGCTGCGGGCGGGCTCCGGTGCGGACGGCGAGGAACCGCTGCTGTCCGCCCTGGACTTCACCGATCTGCTGAACATCGGCGACGCCGGTTCCCTGGACGTCGCGCGTACCTGGCGGCCCCGGACGCTGGCCGAGCGGCTGCGGGTGCCGATCGGCGTCGACCGTGACGGCCAGCCGGTCATGCTGGACATCAAGGAAGCCTCGCAGCAGGGCATGGGCCCGCACGGTCTGTGTGTCGGTGCGACCGGTTCCGGCAAGTCCGAGGTGCTGCGCACCCTGGTGCTCGCCCTGGCGGTCACGCACTCCTCGGAGACCCTCAACTTCATCCTCGCCGACTTCAAGGGTGGCGCCACCTTCACCGGTATGTCGGAGATGCCGCACGTCGCGGCGGTCATCACCAACCTCGGTGAGGACGTCACCCTGATCGACCGCATGCGCGACTCGATCACCGGTGAACTCCAGCGCCGCCAGGAGCTGCTGCGCTCCGCCGGCAACTACGCCAACATCACCGACTACGAGAAGGCGCGTGCCGCGGGTGCCCCGCTGGACCCGCTGCCCTCGCTGGTGATGATCATCGACGAGTTCTCCGAGCTGCTCGCCGCCAAGCCGGACTTCATCGAGATGTTCATCCAGATCGGCCGGATCGGCCGTTCCATGGGTGTGCACATGCTGCTCGCCTCGCAGCGTCTGGAAGAGGGCAAGCTGCGGGGGCTGGACACCTTCCTGTCCTACCGGCTGGGTCTGCGGACGTTCTCCGCGGCCGAGTCGCGGACCGCGATCGGTGTGCCGGACGCCTACCACCTGCCGAACGTCCCCGGTTCCGGCATCCTGAAGTACGACACCGAGACGATGGTCCAGTTCAAGGCCGCGTATGTCTCGGGTACCTACCGCGGCCCGGGTGGCGGTGGCCGCAGCGGCCCCGGCGGCCGGACGATGCGGATGCCGGTGCCGTTCACCGCGGCCCCGGTCGTCGAGCAGATCGTCGAGGAGCCGGTCTCCGTGGAAGCGGCCGAGCCGGAGGTCGACGACGCGCTGGCCGACACCGTGCTGGACGTCATGGTCCAGCGGATGCAGGGCCAGGGCCCGCCGGCGCACCAGGTGTGGCTGCCCCCGCTGGAGGAGGCGCCCACGGTCAACCAGCTGCTGCCGGCGCTCGCGGTCACGCCCGAACGGGGCGTGCACGCCGCGGAGTACACCGCGCTCGGCAAGCTCGTGGTGCCGGTCGCGCTGGTGGACAAGCCGTTCGAGCAGCGGCGTGACGTGATGTACCTGGACTTCTCCGCCGGTGCCGGTCACGGTCTGGTCGTGGGTGGTCCGCAGTCCGGCAAGTCCACCCTCGTCCGGTCCGCGATCGCCTCGTTCGCGCTCACCCACACCCCGGCCGAGGTGCAGTTCTACTGCCTCGACTTCGGTGGCGGCGGCATGCTGGCCCTGGAGGGCCTGCCGCACGTCGGCGGGGTCGCCTCGCGCCTGGACGCGGAGAAGGTGCGCCGTACGGTCGCCGAGGTCGTCGGCATCCTCAACGAGCGGGAGGAATTCTTCCGCTCGAACAGCATCGACTCGATCGCGACCTACCGCCAGCGGCGGGCCGCGGGCGCCTTCCCCGACCAGAAGTGGGGCGACGTCTTCCTCATCATCGATGGCTGGGGCACGTTCAAGACGGACTACGAGCAGCTCGACCCGGTGATCCTGGACATCGCCGGCCGCGGTCTGGGCTTCGGTATCCACCTGATCCTCGCCGGCTCGCGCTACACCGAGGTGCGGCCCGCGCTGCGGGACCAGCTCCTCAACCGCGTCGAGCTGCGCCTGGGTGACCCGATGGAGTCGGAGTTCGACCGCAAGCGCGCGGAGAACGTCCCGATGGGCAAGCCGGGCCGCGGTATGTCCCCCGAGAAGCTCGACTTCCTGGCGGCGCTGCCGCGTCTGGACGGGATGAGCGACCCGGAGACCCTCAGCGACGGCATGGCCAACCTGGTGGAGACGGTCAGCGAGCACTGGCAGGGCGAGCCCGCCCCCAAGGTGCGGATGCTGCCGACGATGCTGCGCGCCACCGACCTGCCCAAGGGCAACGACTACCCCGACCACGGGATCGCGATCGGTGTCGACGAGACCACGCTGTCGCCGGCGTTCATCGACTTCGAGACCGACCCGCTGCTGGTCATCTACGGCGAGAGCGAGTCGGGCAAGTCGTCGCTGCTGCGCCTGCTGACCAAGCAGATCGCCGAGCGGTACCCGTCCGACAAGGCGCTCATGGTGGTCTCGGACTACCGGCGCGCGCTGCTGGGCGAGGTGCCGGAGAGCCATCTGTACAAGTACTGCGCGGCGGGACCGCAGTTGCAGGAGGTCATCACGGGGCTGGCCGGTTCGCTGGGCCGCCGGATGCCCGGACCGGACGTCACGCCGGAGCAGCTGCGCAACCGCAGCTGGTACGACCTGCCGGACGCGTTCGTGATCGTGGACGACTACGACCTGGTGGCGACCAGCAGCGGCAACCCGCTGCAGCCGCTGCTGGAGTACCTGCCGTTCGCCCGTGACCTGGGTCTGCGCCTGATCATCGCACGCAGCTCCTCGGGCGCCGGACGGTCGTCCTTCGAGCCGGTCATGCAGCGCACCAAGGAGCTCGGTGCGCAGGGTCTGATCCTCTCGGCCGACCCGGCCGAGGGCCCGCTGATGGGCAACGTCAAGGGCCAGAGGCTGACGCCCGGCCGGGCGACGTTCATCACGCGCAAGCGCGGTGCGCAGCTGGTCCAGACGGGCTGGCTGCCGACGAGCAGCTGA
- a CDS encoding WXG100 family type VII secretion target, giving the protein MSERRNPEALHEAAAGWREMGKHLDGLVRDLDRKVATAAAANWHGPAGEAFAGEWHRLKRSVDESLPAFELAAADLETAAAAPPEAEDGTDGGHGKGHGAPPVDRSAGAAPSSSGNETAYGFMALGQLANGLGGAFGKRGGGGGRGQGPVVAHQWDTSTAPLGPDPFGPARDGEAKTRGGEGLAKGVRSRPAGAEPAPGDERPPKDRTDTKGTESKGTATAPAAAGDGPAGPDVTQHGAFG; this is encoded by the coding sequence ATGAGCGAGCGGCGCAACCCCGAGGCCCTGCACGAAGCGGCGGCCGGCTGGCGGGAGATGGGCAAGCACCTCGACGGCCTCGTCCGCGACCTGGACCGGAAGGTCGCCACCGCCGCCGCGGCCAACTGGCACGGTCCGGCGGGCGAGGCGTTCGCCGGGGAGTGGCACCGCCTCAAGCGGTCCGTCGACGAGTCGCTGCCGGCCTTCGAACTGGCCGCCGCCGACCTGGAGACCGCTGCCGCCGCGCCCCCCGAGGCCGAGGACGGCACGGACGGCGGGCACGGCAAGGGCCACGGCGCACCACCGGTGGACCGTTCCGCCGGCGCCGCGCCGTCCTCGTCCGGCAACGAGACCGCCTACGGCTTCATGGCGCTCGGCCAGCTGGCCAACGGCCTCGGCGGCGCCTTCGGCAAGCGCGGCGGGGGCGGCGGCCGGGGCCAGGGCCCGGTCGTGGCGCACCAGTGGGACACCTCCACCGCACCGCTCGGCCCCGACCCGTTCGGCCCGGCGCGGGACGGCGAGGCGAAGACGCGCGGCGGCGAGGGCCTCGCCAAGGGCGTACGGAGCCGGCCGGCCGGCGCCGAACCGGCCCCGGGCGACGAACGGCCCCCGAAGGACAGGACGGACACGAAGGGGACGGAGTCCAAGGGGACGGCCACCGCACCCGCCGCGGCGGGCGACGGCCCGGCCGGCCCCGACGTCACCCAGCACGGCGCCTTCGGCTGA